One Thermofilum pendens Hrk 5 DNA segment encodes these proteins:
- a CDS encoding 4Fe-4S dicluster domain-containing protein, translating to MRLAHLWDQSRCIGCGACIAACNAANYRSTTKDNPTWGGVQTNIKRIVFDLKEKPYILLVQCQHCENAPCVAVCPTGASYIDRDGLVKINPDLCIGCKYCMTACPYGMRWLDPDFGLPEKCMGETCQSRVKAGLMPVCVTVCPAGARAFGDLDDPNSEVNKRLKKGRVVRLLEYKGTRPKFFVVVGR from the coding sequence ATGAGGCTGGCGCACCTCTGGGATCAGAGCAGGTGTATAGGTTGCGGGGCTTGCATAGCGGCGTGCAACGCGGCTAACTACCGCTCCACCACGAAGGACAACCCGACGTGGGGAGGAGTACAGACGAACATTAAGCGCATAGTCTTCGACCTCAAGGAGAAACCGTACATCCTGCTGGTACAGTGCCAGCACTGCGAAAACGCTCCCTGCGTTGCCGTCTGCCCCACAGGCGCCTCGTACATCGATAGGGATGGCCTCGTTAAGATAAACCCCGACCTCTGCATAGGGTGCAAGTACTGCATGACCGCCTGCCCCTACGGTATGCGCTGGCTCGACCCCGACTTCGGGCTACCGGAGAAGTGCATGGGCGAGACGTGCCAGTCGAGGGTCAAGGCGGGCTTGATGCCCGTATGCGTTACCGTGTGCCCCGCCGGCGCGAGAGCGTTCGGAGACCTCGACGACCCGAATAGCGAGGTGAACAAGAGGCTTAAGAAGGGTAGGGTCGTCAGGCTCCTCGAGTATAAAGGTACGAGGCCAAAGTTCTTCGTGGTGGTGGGAAGATGA
- a CDS encoding Mth938-like domain-containing protein translates to MAYNNDVFVAAGQPLIDAYKFGRLVVGGRAYERDVIITPSGVVPNWWRLEGHRLQLEDVKKYLGLDVDAVVVGTGYHGFMRVDSEVVESFRRMGREVYVLETGRAVEKYNELVARGRRVLAMLHLTC, encoded by the coding sequence GTGGCGTACAACAATGATGTTTTCGTGGCGGCGGGGCAACCATTGATAGACGCGTACAAGTTTGGGCGCCTCGTTGTAGGCGGCAGGGCCTATGAGAGGGATGTCATCATAACTCCCTCGGGCGTAGTGCCTAACTGGTGGAGACTCGAGGGTCATAGGCTCCAGCTGGAAGACGTGAAAAAGTATCTTGGTCTCGATGTCGACGCGGTAGTGGTAGGCACGGGGTACCACGGCTTTATGCGCGTGGACAGTGAGGTCGTCGAGAGTTTTAGGAGGATGGGTAGAGAGGTCTACGTGCTCGAGACTGGTAGGGCTGTCGAGAAGTACAACGAGCTTGTAGCTAGGGGTAGGAGGGTTCTCGCGATGTTGCATTTAACGTGTTAG
- a CDS encoding succinate dehydrogenase cytochrome b subunit encodes MPSGKSGVAWFLQAVTGAVLALAVSAHIVRVHLLGSAHGIPTYEEVLAALKNPLVMLGELVLAFSATYHALYGLHMVLVESKLLSEEKSRKVLTALGIALATWIVAFNVLVLLK; translated from the coding sequence ATGCCTTCCGGTAAAAGCGGGGTAGCCTGGTTCCTCCAGGCAGTAACCGGAGCAGTGCTCGCGCTAGCCGTCTCAGCCCACATAGTCAGAGTGCACCTGCTCGGGTCGGCGCACGGCATACCCACCTACGAAGAGGTCTTGGCGGCTCTCAAGAACCCGCTCGTAATGCTCGGAGAGCTCGTACTGGCGTTCTCGGCTACCTACCACGCTCTATACGGGCTCCACATGGTCCTCGTGGAGTCGAAGTTGCTGAGCGAGGAGAAATCCAGAAAAGTACTGACAGCGCTGGGGATAGCGCTAGCCACGTGGATAGTAGCATTCAACGTGCTAGTGCTACTAAAATAA
- a CDS encoding UDP-2,3-diacylglucosamine diphosphatase, which produces MWSEELDVEGLKVPVFHLTRDEEVLVFSDVHFGLRFNGRELSLHEELAEFLESVLEGGEHPRLVVLLGDIFELWSASLRDVFSDAFDSLRLLSRLDSTIVFVPGNHDRVTTRLHLESLRGGGGFVIAPEIVLLDIDGKKVLLFHGHQLDGLFLAVKGLWKLQSYVYIFSESLMSLPGPLEWVFAAVAATTVLLLMVLIQATSLLMEAAIALSALILLSPMVILLWRKAQDKIWYGFVQPLASRLLKSRLRGKSLQSLAVSKPLRRLIGFLESFPSVGKLDLVVFGHTHVPEYLAEGGRLILNTGSWVRSNSSTGVDNKTYVRIKNGKVMLAKWEGSEIKIFEASLVQ; this is translated from the coding sequence ATGTGGAGCGAGGAGTTGGACGTAGAGGGCTTGAAGGTGCCAGTGTTCCACCTTACGAGAGACGAGGAGGTTCTCGTGTTCTCAGACGTCCACTTCGGCCTTAGGTTTAACGGCAGGGAGCTCTCGCTCCACGAGGAGCTGGCGGAGTTCCTGGAATCCGTCCTGGAGGGAGGCGAGCATCCCAGGCTGGTGGTACTGCTGGGAGATATATTCGAGCTGTGGAGCGCCAGCCTCAGGGATGTTTTCTCTGATGCTTTCGACTCGCTTAGGCTTCTATCCAGGCTGGACTCGACGATCGTCTTCGTCCCCGGTAACCACGACAGGGTGACTACGAGGCTCCACTTGGAGAGCCTTAGGGGCGGGGGTGGCTTCGTGATAGCGCCGGAGATCGTACTGCTCGACATCGACGGGAAGAAAGTTCTGCTGTTCCACGGGCACCAGCTCGACGGGCTGTTCCTTGCCGTGAAGGGGCTCTGGAAGCTTCAATCGTACGTCTACATATTCTCCGAGTCCCTGATGTCCCTTCCCGGGCCTCTCGAATGGGTCTTCGCGGCGGTAGCTGCTACCACGGTGCTTCTACTCATGGTGCTCATACAGGCAACGTCCCTGCTCATGGAGGCTGCGATCGCCCTGTCCGCCTTGATACTGCTCTCGCCGATGGTGATACTGCTGTGGAGGAAGGCCCAGGACAAGATCTGGTACGGCTTCGTGCAACCACTAGCTTCGAGGCTACTCAAGAGCAGGCTACGCGGGAAGTCCCTCCAGTCGCTCGCCGTAAGCAAGCCTCTGAGGAGGCTGATCGGGTTCCTAGAGTCCTTCCCCTCCGTGGGTAAGCTGGACCTAGTGGTGTTCGGGCACACGCACGTGCCGGAGTACCTTGCCGAGGGCGGCAGGTTGATACTGAATACGGGTAGCTGGGTTCGAAGCAACTCCTCGACCGGGGTGGATAACAAGACATACGTTAGGATAAAGAACGGTAAAGTCATGCTGGCAAAGTGGGAGGGGTCAGAGATAAAGATCTTCGAGGCTAGCCTTGTGCAATAG
- the nrfD gene encoding NrfD/PsrC family molybdoenzyme membrane anchor subunit translates to MMFQEVWNPVIIGLFLWFAGIAGMGSVAYALMKLGKVEEKTKELSCVVFASIVLALVFVVADLSRPLNMPLAIIRSVLSGTFFYKLSTSWMTIGISLLSILLLLALLVLLRETVAKGLQKIVDAKWYLVLTGFVGFMVVIYSGFLIADAPGVPFWNNSLIPVLWILSASICAIAVLKILVHKPEVSNFLTKSGLAVDIAEAVALASLLNVSLYSGVEAARRSAEALVAGELAAAFWLLVVLVGVAVPMVLGFMLLRKEDRRLALLAAACALVGALALRILVLQAGIFLELSL, encoded by the coding sequence ATGATGTTCCAGGAGGTTTGGAACCCGGTAATCATTGGGCTGTTCCTCTGGTTCGCCGGCATAGCCGGGATGGGGAGCGTTGCGTACGCGTTGATGAAGCTGGGCAAGGTGGAGGAGAAGACCAAGGAGCTATCCTGCGTGGTGTTCGCGTCCATAGTGCTGGCCCTAGTATTCGTGGTGGCAGACCTCTCAAGGCCTCTCAACATGCCCCTAGCGATTATACGCTCGGTTCTCAGCGGCACGTTCTTCTACAAGCTCTCTACATCCTGGATGACGATAGGCATCTCCCTGCTCTCCATCCTCCTGCTACTCGCACTACTAGTGCTCCTCCGCGAGACAGTGGCTAAAGGGCTCCAAAAGATCGTTGACGCGAAGTGGTACCTCGTGCTAACGGGCTTCGTGGGCTTCATGGTAGTGATATACAGCGGCTTCCTGATAGCAGACGCGCCCGGAGTGCCCTTCTGGAACAACTCCCTGATCCCGGTGCTCTGGATACTCTCCGCCTCTATATGCGCGATCGCAGTACTGAAAATCCTAGTGCACAAGCCCGAGGTCTCGAACTTCCTTACGAAGTCGGGCCTCGCGGTAGACATCGCGGAGGCTGTAGCCCTAGCGTCGCTGCTGAACGTCTCGCTGTACTCCGGCGTAGAGGCGGCGCGGAGGAGCGCGGAGGCTCTCGTAGCAGGCGAGCTCGCCGCGGCTTTCTGGCTCCTGGTAGTTCTCGTAGGGGTAGCGGTGCCGATGGTGCTAGGCTTCATGCTGCTCAGGAAGGAGGATAGGAGGCTCGCACTCCTAGCCGCCGCCTGCGCCCTAGTAGGCGCGCTCGCGCTCAGAATACTAGTACTACAGGCAGGAATCTTCCTGGAACTGTCTCTTTAA
- a CDS encoding molybdopterin-containing oxidoreductase family protein, whose protein sequence is MAELTRRDAIKLGALLAIASSLNLPVKVQRPSREVEASAATARIPVMCSMCAAGCGILLVKEGNGTVYVEPNLEHPQPGLCARAASALQLWNHPLRLKKPLKRVGERGEGKFQEVDWDTALNEIATKLKEIISKYGPESVVFTYHDFYAWHMPLIAFTLGTPNHVQHASCCHNASTYARMLVLGAGGPPTVDPDYERARYVVFVGRVLCAAMGMVQRLQKARESGVKLVFVDPRMGNAAMAEGEWVPILPGTDAAFLLSMIHVILSEKLYDESFLKKYTNATFLIKPDGSPLTEKDLGREGSDYVVYDADAKDFLSYKKSKNPALEWEGDVAGFHVKTAFLLLKERASQYAPEQAEKICGVPADTIRRIAREFANARGVVEDGWWSAKNANDSDAYRAALTLNALVGSIETAGGLYIKLGSKMPPSATATAEKVTTITGGTLPGIRAKRIDTQKYPAVPHVFDAVLDAALEGKPYPVKALFIVGAEPFTRDVNTEKLKKALKAMELVVVIDVVPNDSVDYADYVLPDNIFLEREELTDVKFTPHAAIQLSHKALDPPPGIDARNGFWIMMEILRRTVPERAKAVGYTEEYSSYEKFKEFEALVKRKVLESLSKTWNVPVEDIEKSLEEKGFYVFKHWMPKAGPGTLPTPSGLVEIYSLAALKYNDDPLPKWKRPPYTLPSNPDEFYLVSGRDQFVTAHAVWTKNIIHLVDRRVWMNPNDAKRLGIKDGDLIELEGLDNHYKARARVKVTNRVREGVLFVYSRAGGRFSRLITGEYEVMKEGINPNMFTLSWLEPLNGSTGLNSTVKVRRVGA, encoded by the coding sequence ATGGCAGAACTTACAAGGAGAGATGCAATCAAGCTCGGGGCACTGCTCGCCATAGCCTCTTCGCTTAATCTACCAGTAAAGGTTCAGAGACCATCCCGGGAAGTAGAAGCCTCCGCGGCTACAGCCAGGATACCCGTAATGTGCAGTATGTGCGCCGCGGGATGCGGGATTCTCCTAGTCAAGGAGGGAAACGGCACGGTCTACGTTGAGCCGAACCTCGAGCACCCGCAGCCGGGGCTCTGCGCGAGGGCGGCTTCCGCGCTCCAGCTGTGGAACCACCCCTTGAGGCTGAAGAAGCCCTTGAAGAGGGTTGGCGAAAGGGGTGAGGGCAAGTTCCAGGAGGTCGACTGGGATACTGCTCTCAACGAGATAGCTACGAAGCTGAAGGAGATAATCTCCAAGTATGGTCCCGAGTCTGTCGTATTCACGTACCACGACTTCTACGCCTGGCACATGCCGCTCATAGCGTTCACGCTCGGCACGCCTAACCACGTTCAGCACGCGTCTTGTTGCCACAACGCAAGCACGTACGCGAGGATGCTGGTTCTAGGGGCAGGTGGACCTCCGACCGTCGACCCGGACTACGAGCGGGCACGCTACGTAGTGTTCGTGGGCCGAGTTCTGTGCGCGGCGATGGGCATGGTTCAAAGGCTTCAGAAAGCGCGGGAGTCCGGCGTGAAGCTAGTCTTCGTGGACCCCAGGATGGGCAACGCGGCGATGGCAGAGGGTGAGTGGGTCCCCATACTGCCCGGTACGGACGCCGCCTTCCTGCTCTCCATGATCCACGTCATACTCAGCGAGAAGCTGTACGACGAGTCCTTTTTGAAGAAGTACACGAACGCGACTTTCCTCATAAAGCCCGACGGAAGCCCCCTCACAGAGAAAGACCTCGGCAGGGAGGGCTCAGACTACGTTGTCTACGACGCCGACGCGAAAGACTTCCTGAGCTACAAGAAGTCGAAGAACCCGGCCCTCGAGTGGGAGGGCGACGTCGCCGGCTTCCACGTGAAGACAGCGTTCCTGCTACTCAAGGAGAGGGCTTCGCAGTACGCCCCTGAGCAGGCCGAGAAGATATGCGGGGTCCCGGCGGACACTATCAGGAGGATTGCCCGCGAGTTCGCCAACGCTAGGGGAGTGGTGGAGGACGGCTGGTGGTCCGCGAAGAACGCGAACGACTCAGATGCTTATAGGGCCGCGCTTACACTCAACGCCCTCGTCGGTAGCATCGAGACTGCGGGGGGTCTCTACATAAAGCTGGGGTCTAAGATGCCCCCCTCAGCCACGGCGACTGCCGAAAAAGTAACCACGATTACGGGCGGAACGCTTCCCGGGATCAGGGCGAAGAGGATAGACACGCAGAAGTACCCAGCTGTACCCCATGTTTTCGACGCCGTGCTTGACGCCGCGCTCGAAGGCAAGCCGTACCCGGTTAAAGCTCTGTTCATCGTGGGCGCCGAGCCTTTCACTAGGGATGTGAACACCGAGAAACTGAAAAAGGCCCTCAAAGCCATGGAGCTCGTCGTGGTAATCGACGTTGTACCGAACGATAGCGTTGACTACGCGGACTACGTGCTCCCGGACAACATCTTCCTGGAAAGGGAGGAGCTCACAGACGTCAAGTTTACTCCGCACGCGGCGATACAGCTGTCGCACAAAGCCCTCGACCCGCCTCCCGGCATAGACGCGCGGAACGGCTTCTGGATCATGATGGAAATCCTGCGCCGAACAGTCCCCGAGAGAGCCAAGGCAGTAGGCTACACCGAGGAGTATTCCAGCTACGAGAAGTTCAAGGAGTTCGAAGCGCTTGTCAAGCGGAAAGTCTTGGAGTCCCTCTCGAAGACGTGGAACGTCCCGGTGGAAGACATAGAGAAGTCCCTTGAGGAGAAAGGCTTCTATGTGTTCAAGCACTGGATGCCGAAGGCGGGCCCGGGAACCCTCCCCACGCCCAGCGGCCTCGTCGAGATATACAGCCTGGCAGCGCTAAAGTACAACGACGACCCGCTACCAAAGTGGAAGCGCCCGCCGTACACACTTCCGAGCAACCCGGACGAGTTCTACCTCGTGAGCGGAAGGGACCAGTTCGTCACCGCGCACGCTGTGTGGACGAAGAACATTATCCACCTAGTAGACAGGAGGGTCTGGATGAACCCCAACGACGCTAAGCGCCTGGGCATAAAGGACGGCGACCTCATAGAGCTCGAAGGGCTGGACAACCACTACAAGGCCCGCGCGAGGGTAAAGGTGACGAACAGGGTTAGGGAAGGCGTTCTGTTCGTGTACAGCAGAGCGGGAGGACGCTTCTCGAGGCTTATCACGGGCGAGTACGAAGTTATGAAGGAGGGGATAAACCCGAACATGTTCACTCTGAGCTGGCTGGAGCCGCTCAACGGGTCGACGGGTCTTAACTCTACGGTTAAGGTTAGAAGGGTGGGAGCATGA
- a CDS encoding cation diffusion facilitator family transporter has product MRERVALLTFLAVLGITVAKLAVYALTSSMAAFTEFVDSVTDIATSALALLSVRLSRKPPDEDHHYGHGKAEALAGYTIGLFAGTSLAYVVAELVKRVLEGYIVRSDPLAVQIAAAIVAVDSGLAGVNYLGYRASKSVALRANAVNYMGDSLRALGVLTAITTAWLDPFVTAVLASILAVEVFHLLRESTSILMDEASEELTRRIAESLRGVEEVEEVRKIRVRHSGTHYQVDVVVAVKGGKTIEEAHRAADEVEKRVKAALGAEVDVLVHVEPC; this is encoded by the coding sequence ATGAGGGAACGCGTCGCGCTACTAACCTTCCTCGCCGTGCTGGGGATCACGGTTGCTAAGCTCGCCGTCTACGCTCTCACATCGAGCATGGCAGCCTTCACAGAGTTCGTGGACTCTGTTACCGACATAGCTACCTCTGCGCTAGCCCTGCTGTCCGTTAGGCTGAGCAGAAAGCCGCCGGACGAGGACCACCACTACGGGCACGGGAAAGCTGAGGCGCTGGCAGGCTACACTATAGGGCTCTTCGCGGGTACGTCTCTGGCCTACGTAGTCGCGGAGCTCGTGAAGAGGGTCCTGGAGGGCTATATCGTGAGAAGCGACCCCCTAGCCGTCCAGATCGCCGCGGCGATAGTGGCCGTGGACTCGGGGCTGGCCGGCGTGAACTACCTCGGGTACAGGGCGAGCAAAAGCGTAGCCCTGAGGGCGAACGCTGTTAACTACATGGGTGACTCCCTGAGAGCTCTGGGAGTCCTCACCGCGATAACCACTGCGTGGCTGGATCCCTTTGTGACTGCCGTCCTTGCCTCTATACTCGCCGTAGAGGTTTTCCACCTACTTCGGGAGAGCACGTCGATCCTCATGGATGAGGCCTCCGAGGAGCTCACGAGGCGGATAGCCGAGTCCTTGAGGGGTGTCGAGGAAGTGGAGGAGGTGAGGAAGATCAGGGTTAGGCACTCGGGTACGCACTACCAGGTCGACGTCGTCGTGGCGGTTAAAGGCGGGAAAACAATCGAGGAGGCTCACAGGGCGGCAGACGAGGTGGAGAAGAGGGTTAAGGCGGCGTTGGGTGCCGAAGTAGACGTGCTCGTACACGTGGAGCCCTGCTAG
- a CDS encoding galactokinase → MAGGRFTASAPGRVDFLNTHQDYKGLPVVPVAINLRTYVDVLGRSELFEVKSEALCAEGLECVDRFPPTNPPLVEGRWWGNYLRAVVRAVEEYLGKPLPEGFRAVVRSEVPVGSGLSSSAALEVSFLKAIDYYFNLGLGKKELAELAFQAENRIAGIPCGRLDQYASAYGGVILLKPRPPVEVEELEPGSLRFVVVDSGIRHSVADIHPKRQEEINRGLRALMEDPSVPPGLKRLLGYRYDEPRWEELSLEDLQPYLDRLDEASRKRILFTLLMQASTSRAVGILRRKGWKPRELAPEVNYQHELLRDLYEVSLPELERIRDAMLRSGALAAKISGAGMGGSLLALTEGGEEEVVGSALREGGKKAWILVPDEGARIDRVDG, encoded by the coding sequence GTGGCGGGAGGGAGGTTCACTGCATCGGCTCCGGGTAGGGTGGATTTCCTGAACACGCACCAGGACTACAAGGGGCTCCCGGTCGTACCCGTAGCTATAAACCTGCGTACGTACGTGGATGTTCTGGGAAGGAGCGAGCTGTTCGAGGTTAAAAGCGAGGCTCTGTGCGCGGAGGGCTTAGAGTGCGTAGACAGGTTTCCGCCCACCAATCCTCCTCTGGTCGAGGGGAGGTGGTGGGGGAACTACCTGCGCGCCGTTGTGAGGGCTGTCGAGGAGTACCTCGGGAAGCCCCTCCCGGAGGGCTTCAGGGCTGTCGTGAGGAGCGAGGTGCCCGTGGGTAGCGGTTTGTCGAGTAGCGCTGCGCTCGAAGTCTCGTTTCTAAAGGCTATCGACTACTACTTCAACCTCGGGCTCGGGAAAAAGGAGCTAGCGGAGCTGGCATTCCAGGCTGAGAACAGGATTGCGGGTATACCTTGCGGCAGGCTAGACCAGTACGCGTCCGCGTACGGCGGCGTGATACTCCTCAAGCCCAGACCCCCGGTTGAAGTCGAGGAGCTAGAGCCGGGTAGCCTCAGGTTCGTAGTCGTAGACTCCGGTATACGCCACAGCGTGGCAGACATCCACCCGAAGAGGCAGGAAGAGATAAACCGGGGGCTGAGAGCGCTCATGGAGGACCCCTCCGTTCCTCCTGGCCTTAAGAGGCTACTCGGGTACCGTTACGACGAGCCCAGGTGGGAGGAGCTATCCCTGGAGGATCTCCAGCCGTACCTAGACAGGCTGGACGAGGCTTCGAGAAAGAGGATACTGTTCACGTTGCTAATGCAGGCATCCACCTCGAGGGCTGTCGGGATTCTAAGGAGGAAAGGCTGGAAGCCGCGGGAACTGGCCCCCGAGGTGAACTACCAGCACGAGCTCCTGAGAGACCTCTACGAGGTTAGCCTCCCGGAGCTCGAGAGGATACGTGACGCGATGCTCCGCTCGGGTGCCCTAGCAGCCAAGATAAGCGGGGCCGGGATGGGCGGAAGCCTTCTAGCCTTAACCGAGGGCGGAGAAGAGGAGGTCGTGGGCTCGGCGCTAAGGGAGGGCGGCAAAAAAGCTTGGATTCTCGTACCGGACGAGGGCGCTCGGATCGACCGCGTAGACGGCTAG
- a CDS encoding ribbon-helix-helix domain-containing protein: protein MAETVKRRLKEIEEELRGELGRLEEELKKLVSKESPSLQEFEQLKEELRALRKRLLAAKVELKGLLSKTRLELDEDVVEELEEEVEKFFDKWDDMLDYFSEALSDAREAVREYRRPFESFEKVVEMSIRQATSALEESLAKLKEALEKGVPGPSLVVSSIRLSERDVEVIDALVEAGIFKSRSEAVAFFVHKGIEASKPVLEEALTRLEELKKLREKLREDLGKALGGGSGEQAPGKLQG, encoded by the coding sequence ATGGCGGAGACTGTAAAGAGGAGGTTAAAGGAGATAGAGGAGGAGCTCAGGGGCGAGCTGGGTAGACTTGAGGAGGAGCTCAAAAAGCTTGTAAGCAAGGAGTCACCGAGCCTCCAGGAGTTCGAACAGTTGAAGGAAGAGCTACGGGCACTGAGGAAGAGGCTTCTCGCCGCGAAAGTGGAGCTCAAAGGGCTGCTCTCGAAGACGCGCCTCGAGCTGGACGAGGACGTGGTAGAAGAATTGGAGGAGGAGGTAGAGAAGTTCTTCGATAAGTGGGACGACATGCTGGATTACTTCTCCGAGGCGCTGAGCGATGCAAGGGAGGCTGTCAGGGAGTACAGGCGCCCCTTTGAGAGTTTCGAGAAAGTGGTGGAGATGAGTATACGCCAGGCTACGAGCGCCCTCGAAGAGTCTCTGGCGAAGCTGAAGGAAGCCTTGGAGAAAGGCGTGCCGGGACCGTCCCTCGTCGTGTCGTCGATAAGGCTATCGGAGAGAGACGTGGAAGTAATAGACGCGCTAGTCGAGGCCGGGATATTCAAGAGTAGGAGCGAGGCTGTAGCCTTCTTCGTGCATAAAGGCATCGAGGCCTCGAAGCCCGTACTCGAGGAGGCGCTTACAAGGCTGGAGGAGCTGAAGAAGCTTAGGGAAAAGCTACGGGAGGATCTAGGCAAAGCACTGGGAGGAGGATCCGGGGAGCAGGCTCCCGGGAAGCTGCAAGGCTAG
- a CDS encoding tetratricopeptide repeat protein, whose amino-acid sequence MSYYACVAAEARKAPPGGDFVRLAQILLDCGKKHWEDVESVLAASLGEVSLQVLEDAAEKVRVAGHGLQGAPEGERRVLHRYVVSLLEAFLGGVDVSLLTLDTVDWLLASLDELESVLGAGSDTARSILREIRDRISFNVVELDVPARPSLLQVDTESLPWVLDELWPLLSELVSGEGSSSAISRSIGLLEEGRAVALKGKAGSGRHSLAYLLASRLLEEGYSLYYGDPAHASLLSGKKAVFTVSSEIVFAPSGWSGDPPAPVVLDGVYSEKELLEIAEARLAWEGLGGGKLAREIAEKCPGNPSCVDAASLYLALCRQAGKPCDLGPGGQSVYERVREAVPPGFREALSIPASFRTRSFPAGVLGSAAEEYKEYADRLLLRVPHLGLYSFRSTPLQLAFRGIPAAPAGVAELAYSSEQPFVASWILVSGVPGAGRVLAYTSLNSLTEEASLQALEAVAILRPGTVSGFLRGSTLHRLGVLERYARSSGALAVSEELAHLSASILERLAPHGEEYRVLLGSVLEELAEVRLGRGLPELCLYTLKRREELGLPETARSLALRGFALLQLERYGEAESALARVLAMYEESGRADALFFSVKLSLSEAWLKKGEREKALSELEGLVKLLVREGCEYAGMLFDAASLLKRTTGKKNYAVCAQLTRCGYLDLAGSYGCFE is encoded by the coding sequence ATGTCCTACTACGCCTGCGTAGCCGCAGAAGCAAGGAAGGCGCCGCCCGGAGGAGACTTTGTGCGCCTCGCGCAGATACTCCTCGACTGCGGGAAGAAGCACTGGGAGGACGTCGAGAGCGTTCTCGCTGCCTCGCTGGGCGAGGTAAGCCTTCAGGTACTCGAAGACGCCGCGGAGAAAGTACGGGTGGCTGGGCACGGGCTACAGGGAGCCCCAGAGGGCGAGAGGCGCGTGCTCCACAGGTATGTAGTGTCTTTGCTCGAGGCTTTCTTGGGGGGCGTAGATGTCTCGCTTTTAACGCTGGACACCGTTGACTGGCTGTTAGCCTCCCTCGACGAGCTGGAGTCGGTGCTCGGCGCCGGCTCGGATACCGCTAGGAGTATCCTGCGGGAGATAAGGGACAGGATTAGCTTCAACGTCGTAGAGCTGGACGTACCAGCGAGGCCGAGCCTCCTACAGGTGGATACGGAGAGCCTGCCGTGGGTTCTGGACGAGCTTTGGCCGCTACTCTCCGAGCTGGTATCCGGGGAGGGCTCCTCCTCCGCAATTTCGAGGTCAATCGGGCTACTTGAAGAAGGGCGGGCTGTGGCGCTCAAGGGCAAGGCGGGGTCCGGTAGGCACTCGCTAGCCTACCTGCTCGCCTCCAGGCTACTCGAAGAAGGGTACTCCCTCTACTACGGCGACCCGGCTCACGCTTCGCTCCTCTCCGGTAAGAAAGCCGTGTTCACTGTGTCCAGCGAGATAGTGTTTGCCCCCTCGGGCTGGAGCGGGGATCCGCCGGCCCCGGTGGTTCTGGACGGGGTGTACTCGGAGAAAGAGCTACTGGAGATAGCGGAGGCTAGGCTCGCCTGGGAGGGGCTTGGAGGCGGGAAACTCGCCCGCGAGATCGCCGAGAAGTGCCCCGGGAACCCCTCCTGCGTAGACGCCGCGTCGCTTTACCTCGCGCTCTGCCGGCAAGCCGGGAAGCCCTGCGACCTGGGGCCCGGCGGACAATCAGTCTACGAGAGGGTGAGGGAGGCTGTGCCCCCGGGCTTCCGGGAAGCCCTGTCCATCCCTGCCTCGTTCAGGACGAGGAGCTTCCCGGCTGGGGTGCTGGGGAGCGCCGCGGAGGAGTACAAGGAGTACGCGGACAGGTTGCTTTTAAGGGTGCCGCACCTGGGGCTTTACTCCTTCAGGTCTACGCCGCTCCAGCTAGCGTTTAGAGGGATCCCCGCAGCCCCGGCTGGCGTGGCTGAGCTGGCATACTCCTCTGAGCAACCATTCGTGGCTTCATGGATCCTCGTGTCAGGCGTCCCTGGCGCGGGCAGAGTCCTAGCGTACACCTCGCTGAACAGCTTGACTGAAGAGGCCTCACTCCAAGCACTAGAGGCCGTGGCCATACTGAGGCCCGGCACAGTCTCGGGGTTCCTGAGGGGCTCGACGCTCCACAGGCTGGGAGTCCTGGAGAGGTATGCGAGGTCTAGCGGTGCGCTCGCAGTCTCGGAGGAGCTCGCCCACCTCTCGGCAAGCATCCTGGAAAGGCTCGCCCCCCACGGCGAGGAGTACAGGGTCCTCCTGGGCTCCGTGCTCGAAGAGCTCGCGGAGGTAAGGCTTGGAAGGGGGTTGCCGGAGCTCTGCCTGTACACCTTGAAGAGGAGGGAGGAGCTCGGGTTACCGGAGACCGCTAGGTCCCTGGCTTTGCGGGGGTTTGCCCTGCTACAACTGGAGAGGTACGGCGAGGCGGAAAGCGCCCTGGCTAGAGTGCTCGCCATGTACGAGGAGAGCGGGAGAGCGGACGCGCTCTTCTTCTCAGTGAAGCTGTCGCTCTCCGAGGCGTGGCTGAAGAAGGGTGAGAGGGAGAAGGCCTTGAGCGAGCTCGAAGGCTTAGTAAAGCTCCTGGTCAGGGAGGGGTGCGAGTACGCCGGCATGCTCTTCGACGCAGCCTCGCTACTTAAAAGAACGACGGGAAAGAAGAACTACGCCGTTTGCGCCCAGCTGACTCGGTGCGGGTACCTCGACCTAGCCGGTAGCTACGGTTGCTTCGAGTAG